In Virgibacillus sp. NKC19-16, a single genomic region encodes these proteins:
- the ggt gene encoding gamma-glutamyltransferase, with the protein MLNNKHFKITIIGLILIFFVLLIVSGIFNGSQSTDQNADFTLNDTTTSEEEGSYGVSSDSSIATEVGMKILAQGGNAVDAAIAVSFVLGVSEPHGSGIGGGGTMLIHPGKGETPAVYDYRETAPDDTLPSSDIGLPGFVQGMYKVHDDFGTMNMEKLIDPSIHFAANGVTVSETMHDALDNEADHLPELDHFFPDGEPIEEGEILVQEQLAETLEDIQEGGPNAFYKGDIANEVSDEEEKIDVEDLESYEVEVKEPLQGEFGDYNVLAPPPPSGGIMLIQVLEMLESLQVEDTKDKPLSYSLMMGMVNRISYSDRLENVGDPNYTNVPTEEMISEDHINDLVSDVDGLELSEEYRRNLESDADIEDHGNTTHFVIVDKNGMMVSVTNTLSDFFGSGEYVNGFFLNNQLKNFSNRVNSPNSPESGKRPFSYTTPTILTKNGSPVIGIGSSGGRRITSMVAQQLVKMVKFNEPIQDSVDDPRTFLELNEDVLQAEEDYVFLQNPEELGIDLQYTDDTSYFGSVQGLVIDENDEIHGFSDPNRDGTWMSK; encoded by the coding sequence ATGCTCAACAATAAACATTTCAAAATTACTATTATAGGTTTGATTCTAATATTTTTCGTATTATTAATTGTTAGTGGCATTTTTAATGGGTCCCAATCAACAGATCAGAATGCTGACTTCACCCTTAATGATACAACGACAAGCGAGGAAGAAGGTTCGTATGGTGTGTCCTCTGATAGTTCAATTGCAACTGAAGTAGGTATGAAGATATTAGCACAAGGCGGGAATGCAGTAGACGCTGCTATAGCAGTAAGTTTTGTTTTAGGTGTGTCGGAGCCGCATGGATCAGGAATTGGCGGAGGCGGAACGATGTTAATTCACCCCGGTAAAGGCGAAACACCAGCCGTTTATGATTACCGTGAAACCGCACCGGATGATACATTACCTTCAAGTGACATAGGGCTGCCAGGGTTTGTTCAAGGGATGTACAAAGTGCATGATGATTTTGGAACAATGAATATGGAGAAGCTAATTGATCCTTCAATTCATTTTGCTGCAAATGGTGTGACGGTTTCTGAAACAATGCACGATGCATTGGATAACGAGGCTGATCACCTGCCCGAATTAGACCATTTCTTTCCTGATGGGGAACCTATTGAAGAGGGAGAAATATTGGTGCAAGAACAACTGGCGGAAACGTTAGAGGATATCCAAGAGGGAGGGCCGAATGCCTTCTATAAAGGAGACATTGCAAATGAAGTTAGCGATGAGGAAGAGAAAATAGACGTGGAAGATTTGGAATCATATGAGGTTGAAGTCAAAGAGCCTTTACAAGGTGAATTCGGTGACTATAATGTCTTAGCTCCACCGCCCCCTTCTGGCGGTATTATGTTAATTCAAGTTTTAGAAATGCTTGAGTCATTACAAGTCGAAGATACTAAAGATAAACCTTTGTCCTATTCGTTGATGATGGGGATGGTCAATAGAATAAGTTATAGTGATCGTTTAGAAAATGTTGGGGATCCTAACTATACAAATGTCCCAACAGAAGAAATGATTTCAGAAGATCATATCAATGATCTCGTATCCGATGTCGATGGACTTGAATTATCGGAGGAATATCGCAGGAATCTGGAGTCAGATGCTGATATAGAAGATCATGGAAACACTACACATTTTGTTATAGTGGACAAAAATGGCATGATGGTTTCTGTAACGAATACACTAAGTGACTTTTTTGGATCAGGAGAATATGTGAATGGTTTTTTCTTAAATAATCAATTAAAAAACTTTAGTAATCGTGTGAATTCACCAAATAGCCCTGAGTCCGGCAAACGTCCATTTAGTTATACGACACCGACGATATTAACAAAAAATGGGTCACCTGTCATAGGTATTGGAAGCTCTGGCGGAAGAAGAATTACGTCAATGGTTGCTCAACAGTTAGTAAAAATGGTTAAGTTTAACGAACCCATTCAGGATTCCGTAGACGATCCTAGAACGTTTCTGGAATTAAACGAAGATGTTTTACAAGCTGAGGAGGATTACGTATTTTTACAGAACCCTGAAGAACTTGGGATTGATCTTCAATATACGGATGACACATCTTATTTTGGGAGCGTCCAGGGATTAGTCATTGATGAAAACGATGAAATTCATGGGTTCAGTGATCCCAATAGAG
- the pgsC gene encoding poly-gamma-glutamate biosynthesis protein PgsC has translation MFVFDTGDIYLAMAAGVILSLFYTERTGAIPAGLVVPGYIAMMVTSPVSIVATFMISFLTYLVVMKVVGKFTILYGRRKFTAMITTGIIMKAIFDFTFPQYVPETVSGLVAIGIIVPGLIANTIEKQGVLPTIGSTLLLSGLTFGVVAVSNYI, from the coding sequence ATGTTTGTATTTGACACCGGAGATATTTATTTGGCAATGGCTGCCGGAGTTATTCTAAGCTTATTTTATACAGAAAGGACAGGAGCGATTCCAGCAGGCTTAGTCGTTCCGGGCTATATTGCCATGATGGTTACCTCCCCAGTAAGTATTGTTGCTACGTTTATGATCAGTTTTTTGACATATTTAGTCGTCATGAAGGTTGTTGGAAAATTTACGATCTTATACGGAAGAAGAAAATTTACAGCTATGATAACCACTGGAATCATTATGAAGGCAATTTTCGACTTTACATTTCCCCAATATGTTCCGGAGACAGTTAGTGGATTGGTGGCTATAGGGATTATCGTTCCTGGATTAATTGCAAATACTATAGAAAAACAAGGTGTTCTGCCTACAATCGGAAGTACATTATTGCTTAGTGGACTAACCTTTGGGGTAGTTGCTGTATCTAACTATATTTAA